The region GTGTCCTTCCTGCCCTTCAGGCTGCACCTGCCCACGCAGACTCTGTCCCACCTCAGTTTCTGCTACTGAGCCCAAGGCCCCGCCCTTGGGTCTGACGGATGGAGGGTTCCTGGGGTGGGCACTGTCCATTTCTCTGTGCTCCGGGAGTCCGGAGGCAGGGCCGTGGATAGTCACTGCTGAGTGTGGGAGGGTGGCTGGTCTAGCGAAGTAGGCTGCCAGCTACTGGCTGTGGGCTTCAAGGGACACTTGTTCTGGGCATGGAGAGAGTGCTGAGGGTCTTTTCCCAAAGTGTGTGTCATGAGAGGAGTGGTCTGAGCCAGGCTCTGGGAACAGACCTGGTTGGAATTCTGACTCCACTCCTTATGAGCTCTGTGACTTGGAGCAGGTGAAAccgcctctctgagcctcagtttgcttcCCTGTGAAATGGGTTTGTGTTAAGTACTACCTGCCAGAGGGGCTGTTGCGAAATCAGATGGATGGCCAGGCTCAGCAAGGGTGGCTTGGCCAGACCAGGGCTGGGGAACGTAGACTCTTGTTacatccaggcttcccagggcatGCTCACAGCTCGGCTCACAGTGGAGAGTATGTGTGCCACACTCAGGCACAGTCTGGTGTGGCTTTTTCACTGAGCCAGCGAGTGAATCCTCAGAACCCTTACTTTCTTTCCTCGAACTTCAGACTCCCTAGAATTTTCTTTTCGTATCAACACCGTGGTCCCTTAACACTTGGCAGGTTCCAGGCTTCCCCAGCTGGTCAGAAGTGGGCGTTCAGGTGCTCCACCTGCCCCACCAGGCCTGTGccctccgccgccgccgctgcgtcccactcccctcccccatggaAAGCCTGACAGCTTCATGCAGCAGCAGGGTTCCCTCTGGCAGTCTTGGAAAGCCTCGTCCCAGCAGGGCTCTCGGCCTCCCTCAGGCTGCAGGCCTCTCCTCTGgagtgaggtggggagggaggcaggaaagcAGCAGCCCCTCACTTAGCCAGCCTGGTCTGTGCTTAGAATTCGCGGTGCCTTGTCAGCACTGTCCTTGTCTCTGCACCCAGACACCGGCCAGGTTCAGGGAAGAAGCCCTGAGAACATGGAGTGGCCTTGATTCCAGCGCCCCTGCCGTGGTCAGGAGGGCAGCAGGTGGCAGAGTCTGGCAGCAGAGGCTGGTGCACAGCTCGTGGGATGCAGCTCCCAGGACCACCCCCACCGACTCTCTGCCTCAGTTTGGCCTCTGTATACTGAGGGCTGTGAGGACTGACTTGATGTGTAAGATGCTTAAAATaaggaaagataaaaggagaCAACAATGAAGACAGCAGTGCACAAAACCAGCTGGGACAGGGGCTCAGGTGCTCAGCTTGCTGAGGGGAAAGGCCTCTCCCGCAGGGACCCGAGACCAGCAGGAGGAGCCAGGTCAAAAGTCAAGCAGCCTATAGGCTTTGGGGTGAGGGCGCTGATTGTGCCCCCAAGGGCCCATGGCATCTGCCAGGCACCTCCATGGAGACCGCCGCTGGCCCAGGCCCTGTCAGTGAGGTCCCAGGTGTGCAGGAGCCATTGGGCCCCACCTGGGAAATTACCTGAGGAAGAGAGCCTGAGAAAGCCATGCAGGCCTGTTCCTGGGGCCTCTGAGCCCGTCTGTGGGGTGCGATGCACACACCTCCCCAGGGATGGTCTGGTCTCCACTGGGCCAGCTTTGCTGCCCAGCTTGAGTCCTTTCTGCATGCCTACCTCCAGCAGGGCACCGTCTCAGGGCAGGGCAGGTCCTGCCTGATTGCCGACTGTGGGTCGGTGCTTACCTGGCCCCTACCTGGGGCATTCCCGGTTGCTGGGCAACAGGCAGGAATGGACAGTCCCTGAGACATGGTCCCAGGATCGCGGGTGATGCCAGGGCTGCGTGGGAGGATGAGGGCCACTTGTGAGCTGAGCATCCAGTTGAGGGGGATATAGCCACGGGAGGACCTGGAGAAGGAGGGTCCAGATGGAGGGAACAACCCCGGCGAGGGCCCTGAGGCAGGGGAAGGGCTGGCACAAGGAGCAGAGGGCAGTGAGGGTGGCCTGGCTGAGAGTGAGAGACTCCTGGGTGTCCCTGGCCGGGGACTGAGCAGGCTGTGTCAGTGCTGGTGGTCGCTCCACACACTGAGATGGGCAGAGCGGGTTGGCGAGACATGCGCTCGTCTGCCCTTCAGCCCTGCAGAGCCACTGCCAGGCCCCCATGTCCCCTTTCCAGGCTTCCACTAGGTCCCTTCCAGAGGTACTTCTGCCTGCAGCCTGCTGTGGGCACGCATGACCTGTCTCATCCCATTCCTAGGCCCGAGGCAGCTCTCGGGACCCCTAGGCTGAGCTTCAAGAGGCGGCGGGCAGACTAGCCTTTCGTCTCAACACTCCCCCCCACCTCAGGCTCTTCTGGCCTCGGGTGGCCCTGCCCAGCACTCAGATCTGCCTGCAGACCTGCTTCTGGCCCATGGCCTGGGCCCCCTTCCCGAGAGCAGAACCCGGTACCGAGGCAGCCTGCCGTCTGCCCCCTGAGTCCCCGCCCCCTGAGGCCCTTCTATCCTCCTCACAGAAGGCGCGTGGCGTCTCAACGCTGCTCCCTCGAGTTTCTGGAAGACACAGTGGGATGTCCCTCGGGTCAAAGGTAAGGACCCCGCCTGAATCCCCTGCCTGTGTCCCCCGCCTCTCTCCTGGGGCCAGGATGGGTCTGGGAGGGGCAGAGTGACCTGCTTTTCACCTGCAGAACCAAACACATATCTGGATCCCCGAGACACAAAGGCCTGAAGAAGACACACTTCATTAAGAACATGCGGCAGTACGACACCAGGAACAGCAGGTACAGGCGCGCGGCCCACCGTGTCCTCCATCCAGCCCGGCGGGGCCTCGTCCCGCCTGTGTCAGCAGCCCTGTCTTCCTTCAGATCAGGAGACTCGTCCCCACAGCCCGTCCCTTGTCCCCTTGGAAGCGGACCCTCCTTGGCTCCCACCCACCCTGAGCGCTGGAGTCCACAGCACGTCCTGGGCGAGGGGCTGCCCGGTAGATTCTGGTCTTGAGTAGAAATGCTGAACATTGAGAACACAGTGGGGACAGGCAGAGTGGTGGGGTGGCCAGGGGAgaaggaaacacagagggcacCTGGCTTCCCTGAGCCGGGCGCACAGCCCTCGGAGGCCTTGTGTGGGAGACGCCGGGTCCCTGGTGCCCATGTCCCTCACGCCCCACCCTCCTGGCCCTGAGTCCATCGTCCTGACCCTGAGTAACCCTTCCTGCTGGAGGCCGTGCCCAGGTACCCACCAGGTAGCCCTGCCTGGGGAGTGCTGAGTCTTCCCCATGGTGGCCGTAGCTCAGACAGTCCAGGACCCCCAACATTTTCCCCATGATGGGCTCCGTCTGGTGCTTAGGAGCAGGCCCCAGGCAGACTGAGTGCTAGCCTGGCCAGGAAAGGGTTCCCCTACCATCGTCCTCCCTGTTGGACTGGGGCTGGGCCAGGCAGAGCTGTGCCCAGAGGGAGGAAAGGCCAGCCCTCCTGCCATGTGCCCCACATAGGGCCCCTCTCGGGCCACTTTGGCTTGGGATGTGGAAGTTGGGGCTTCCTGATGCTCAGGCTCCTGCCCTCCTGGGATGCCTGGGGACTGGCTCCTTCACCTAGCCAGTCCTGGGGACATGCCTCTGCTGTCCCGCACAGCCTGTTCTCTCCTGGATGACCTAGCCTCCGGCTTCCACCCTGCCTACACAGTGTTGTACATCATGTGGGAGGGCTGCGCTCACTGAGGGGGTGAGACACAATGCCCTTCTTAAACTCCTAGAAAGATTGGCGAAAGCTGGGCAGCCAGATGGACCAACCCTGGCTACTGGGCCCCCTTAGCTGGGCGTCCCCTGACCCTTGGGACGAGCCCAGCCTTAATCCAGGCAGGAAGGGGGTCTCCTGGGAAATGCCAGCCACCCTGTTCTGACCCGTCCCTCCTGCAGGATCGTGCTGATCTGCGCTAGACGGTCCTTGTGCGCGGCCTTCTCAGTCCTACCCTATGGAGAAGGCCTGCGAGTCAGGTGAGTGGCTGACCTCCACACAGCGGGGGCTCCACACCCTCACAGCTTTATCCAGGGGCCAGCAGACCAGCTTCTGCTCAAGTTTCTCAGGGGCTCCAAAGGCCCTGTGGGTCCTGGTTCTCTGGGAGGTGCTGCTAGACATGGGTACCTGGGACATTCCTGCTCAAGGGTATGGAGGTGGGGGTGCTGCCAGCCTCAGGCTCAGCTCCCAGCCTCTGCGAGGTCAGCAGTGGGGAGTGGCAGCTGTGAACCGTCCTATGCGTTGCAGTGACCTGAGATTGGACAGCCAGAAGCAGAGGCACCCATCTGGCGGCGTTTCTGTGTCTTCCGAAATGGTCTTCCAGTTGGAAGGTGTTGAACTGGGGGCAGATGGAAAGGTGGGAGCTGGCACCATGCTCAGCGGGGGCACAGGGCTTATGCATGTCTTCCGGGAAAGTAGACTCAAAGATGTGTTCGACTGAAATCCTCTGAAGTGTGAGGTCCCCGTGGGAGGAGGCCAAGAAGCCTGTACAGACCGGTCTGGTGGCTGGGTGACAAGATCGGCTCTAGTGGTGAGGGGCTCAGGACTCCTGGACCAGAAGTTCCAGCTGCAGATCCCAGTGAAGGATGGGGCATTCTGGAACCTCGGAGGGAGTGAGCAGCATCAGTCCTGGGTAGTGGGAGCTGTGGCGGCCGGGAGGGAGCTCACTGGACCTCTGGTCTTGGACGGGGCAGCAGGACTGAGCCAGACGCGCTGCCTCTCCAGGTTGTGTCTTACGCCAAGTTCCTGTACCCCACCAACGCCCTGGTCACGCTCAAGCCAGACAGCCACGGCCCAGCGCCTCAGCCCCGGCCCAGTGTGCCCCGCACTCTGCTGGGGTCCCGCTGCAAAcctgtcccacccagggcagcaCCAGCCGGCTCGGAGCTAGGTAGCCAAGGGCCCTGACTAGGGGCAGGACAGGTGGCCCCAGTGTCACATCCCAGCCCATGGTCCTTGGGGAGGAGGCTTGGGGAGCAGGCTGGCCATGACCTCTCAGGGTGGGACCTGCACCAACGGCTCCAGGGGTCCTTTGTCATCAGGACACCCTTcctcccacccagccccaggAGAGAGGACCATGCCTGGAGCCCCTGAACCCCACTCTCCTTGTCCTACAATGACACCCTCCACCCAGCTGCCCGCTGGCGCTGCTGACAGGTCCTGCCCCAGGCTGGGGTCGGCATGACCGCTGACCCAAGCTCTGGGCTCGTGGTGGGTCAGGGCTGCCCTCTGCCCACAGGGGCCGACGCGGGGGATGCCCTGGAGTACAACCCCAATCTGCTAGATGACCCTCAGTGGCCCTGCGGCAAGCACAAGCGTGTGCTCATCTTCGCGTCCTACATGGTAGGGGGGTCACCCCCGGGGGTGGCTGAGGGTTTGGCACTGAAGGGGTGTGCACCCGCCTCCCCTGGCCGGGCAGGTGCCCCCAAGctgcatggggatggtcttctcTGCTGCAGACCACAGTGATTGAGTACGTGAAGCCCTCCGACCTCAAGAAGGACATGAACGAGACCTTCCGGGAGAAGTTCCCCCACATCAGGCTGACGCTGAGCAAGATCAGGAGGTGAGGAGGCCTCAGTTGTCCTCAAGCCTGTGGCATCCCCGTGCCCACAGCCCAGCCGGCTCGGCCCTTTTCTCATCCCCCATGGAGTCCTGAGCTTGAGAAACCCAAGGCCCCTCTCTTAAGCCCACCCTCCTTCTGTCCAGCCCGACCAACCCCGGCTGCTCCCTGCCACCTCCTTGGTCAGgcgccctcagttcagttcagtcactcagttgtgtccaactctttgcgaccccatgaatcacagcacgccaggcctccctgtccatcaccaactctcggagtttacacaaactcatgtccatcgagtcggtgatgccatccagccatctcatcctctgtcgtccccttctcctcctgcccccagtccctcccagcatcagagtcttttccaatgagtcaactctttgcatgaggtggccaaagtattggagtttcagcatcagtccttccagtgaacacccaggactgatctcctttaggatcgactggttggatctccttgcagtccaaaggactctcaaagagtcatctccaacactacagttcaaaagcatcaattctttggcgctcagctttcttcatagtccaactctcacatccatacatgacctctggaaaaaccatagccttgactagacagacctttgttggcaaagtaatgtctctgcttttcagtatgctatctaggttggtcataacttttcttccaaggagtaagcatcttttaaattcatggttgcagtcaccatctgtagtgattttggagccccctaaaataaagtctgacactgtttccactgtttccccatctatttcccatgaagtgatgggaccagatgccatgatcttagttttctgaatgttgagctttaagccaactttttcactctcctctttcactttcatcaagaggctttttagttcctcttcactttctgccatgagggtggtgtcatttgcatatctgagattattggtatttctcctgtcattcttgattccagcttgtgcttcttccagcctagcgtttctcatgatgtactctgcatataagttaaataagcagggtgacaatatgcagccttgatgtactccttttcctatttggaaccagtctgttgttccatgtccagttctaactgttgcttcctgacctgcatataggtttctcaagaggcagttcaggtggtctggtattcccatctcttgaagaattttccacagtttattgtgatccacacagtcagaggttttggcatagtcaataaagcagaaattgatgtttttctggaactcttgctttttcgatgatccagcggatgttggcaatttgatctctggttcctctgccttttctaaaaccagcttgaccatctggaagttcacggttcacatattgatgaagcctggcttggagaattttgagcattattttactagcgtgtgagatgagtgcaattgtgcggtagtttgagcattctttggcattgtctgtctttgggattggaatgaaaactgaccttttccagtcctgtggccactgctgagtcttccaaatttgctggcatattgagtgcagcactttcacagcatcatctttcaggatttgaaacagctcaactggaattccatcacctccactagctttgttcatagtgatgctttctaaggcccacttgacttcacattccaggatgtctggctctaggtgagtgatcacaccatcgtgattatctgggtcgtgaagatcttttttgtacagttcttctgtgtattcttgccacctcttcttaatatcttctgcttctgttaggtccataccatttctgtcctttatcgagccctggCTGCTGCTTATTCCTGCCCGCACCTGTGGGGGCGCCCGCCCCTGTGGGGGCCCCCACACCAGCGCCCACAGCCCCTGAGCCGGCCGCTGACCGTCCCCACCTGATCGGTAGGAGGTCAAGGCCCCACACAAGCTGCCCACACCCCCTAGATGCCTTGGCCCTGCCCTTACCTCCCCACACCAGTCCCCTCGCTGCCACAGGAGCCCAGGGACCCAGCCCTCTGTGGTGTCCGTTTGTGGACAGTGTGGGTGCTGTAGGCCGAGCAATGACCAAAACCAGCCTGCCgctgccccccaccaccccagctaTGGGCCCTCGTGCTGGACAGCGCCCTCTGGGAGGAAACGGCGTTTTTCCCAGGGCTCAAAGACACGCCCACCAAGCGGGGAGTGGCCACTTCCCAGCCCCACAGCCCGTGGCTCCCTGTGAACCCGCAGTTTGAAACGAGAAATGCGGAACCTGTCCGAGGAGTGTGGCTTGGAGCCTGTGACCGTGTCCATGGCCTATGTGTACTTCGAGAAGCTGGTGTTGCAGGGTAAGCTCAACAAGCAGAACCGCAAGCTATGCGCCGGCGCCTGCGTGCTGCTGGCCGCCAAGATAAGCAGCGACCTGCGCAAGAGCGACGTGAAGCAGCTCATCGACGTGAGTacgggcccgcccccgcccctaaCCCTGCGGGTTTCAGAGGAGGgctctgcccccgcccccgccccggcccggacCCTGAGGAGGGGCCCGGCTCAACCCCTCTTTCTTCTTGGGCGCAGAAGTTAGAAGAAAGGTTTCGGTTCAACCGACGGGATCTCATCGGCTTTGAGTTCACAGTGCTCGTGGCCTTGGAGCTCGCTCTCTACCTTCCTGAGAACCAGGTGTTACCTCATTACAGGCGCCTCACGCAGCAGCTTTAGCCGGCCAGCCTCCACACCCTGGCTTCCATGCCTGAGCACACCACACCGCCACGGTACTTTTGAGAGCCCTTCTGCGTTCCACTGAACAGACCTGGGGCTCTGTCAGTGCTGCTTTTTTTCCTGTGCCCACGACTGCTCTGGCACCAGGACTTCGGTCTACGGCGTCCAGTGGTGAATCCGCCGTGCTTCTCCTCTTTGCGTCCCGTCTTCTGCTGCTGTCAGAGCCACCACGCTGGTGTCTTGTGGAGGCCTGGGTTTCCAGACCCTACTGCAGACGCTGGATTGCTGGACTTAACCCATTGGAGCATTAATCTCAGCTATTTGGGGTTTTCGGAGGTGGAGACCGCACTGTGGAACCCCCCAACACCCTCAGCCCAgctcccctcccagcccagcccctagGGGTGTCTGCCCACCTCCCCATATCCACAAGCAGAGCTCTGCGTCAGCCTAAGCCAACGAGGGCAGACTCCTGGTTAGTTGTGATCTCATTTTTTACTCTCAGACCTCTGTTCTTCCAAGGATCGCGTCACTGTGAAGTCCTGAGGGCCCTGGTGGCACATACCCCAGCTGGCCTCACCGTGGAACCATCCTGCACCACGCAGGGATCTGTCTCACTGGAAAATCCCACTTGCCCATGACACCCAGCACCTTCAGAATGACTGGATTGCTGGTTGTTGATCTTCCTAAGCTATATTGTGGGGGGAAATGTATTTATTATCATTTAGGATTTGGTTCTGTGGGTCTTTTTCTAAGGGAACAAAAACTGGTTAAACAAGGTCTGCTGAGGATGTGACCTGAACCACACTTGATCCTCCAGCGGGGAGGAAGACAGACCACTTGAACTGTCCTGCTGAAAAGGGTAAAGGCTCTGCCTTCTTCCTCCCAGGCAGGAAGTGAAAGCCACCTTGGCCAGAGCATTAGTCACACCAGACCCCAAGGGCAGGCCTGTGTCCAGCTCCTCCGCCTCACCAGGCTACATGTTACCCAGTTTTCCCACTTGGTGCCCCACCATAAACACTGAAGACCTAGGACTGGAGCTTCTCCCTCACCAGGCAGCTGCTCTCAGGACCATGTCGGCTGGGCCGTCAAGCTGCTTCCCACTGTTGTCCCAAGAACCACACTGGAGGGGCGCTGGGGCAGCCCCACATTGCACCCTGCCCATGTGGACTGGTCTTTGTGCAGAAGAGATGCCAGCCTTTATCAGCGCATTCCACCACCAGTAGTTCAGCGAGATCCCAGCCCAGGGGGGCACAGGGACCCCCACGGGGGCACAGAACAGCTGCCCTACCCCACTTGCTGCTCTTTCTTGGTCACTCGCTTAGGTTCAGGGGGACTGCAGGATGGAGTTCGAAGCTCAACTCTGTACCCAACCTTATTTATCGAGTGCCTCTTTCCTGTTCTCCCCCCAGAACACCCCCAAACTCTGATGTGCACCAGGGGGGCATGAAGGATGAAGCTGCTAGGTCCCAGGCAATCCTGGAAGGTGTCAAGTATCTCAAGGACACTCCTGTTACAGGCACCTAAAGGGACCAACTTCCAAAATATATCTGCTGGTTTACAGTTAGCTTTGAGGAACACATCTTGAGAATTTCCATACAGATGTTAGAATAGCAGTAGTGTTTATATAGTGAGAACTAGTCATTCACCAGGACCTGTAACCTTCCCTTTAGTGTGTTGTGTCCTTGTTAATGTCAAGAGCTGCCACCGTGTGGTACTCAAGTGAAGCCAGTATTTAAGGCATTAAACTTCAGCCTGAACTGTCACCCCAGACACCTGTGTCCAAGGGCTTGGGGCTACTCCCTCAGCGCCTGGAAGGCACCACAGACTTAaaatgtgtgctaagtggctGTCTGACCTCACTGTTAAGTGTCAAGGATCTGTTTGCAAAAAGTAATGTATTTGTGCTTTAAGTAAAAATTTGGTTTTGCAACATGTGTCATAGGCTGTCTTTCAGCGATCACCCCCAACACTCCAGAGCCCAGAAGAGcctgccacccccccccccaaaaaaaacccacaaaatgaagcagataaATTTTCACTATTTATTTATAACAAATATTCCATATCCAGGATCCTCTTCAGTCAGAAGTTCCTGGAACAAAAAAGGACAACATTAAAACCTGATTTCTGAAGCATCCTGGGCCCCAATGCCCAAACTCCAGCCCTCTTACTTTGAGACGATGCCATCAGCCTTGGCCAGCCGGAGAATGGAGTCATCTGACTCGCCCTAGGGGAAAAAGCAGGTTGGGACCAGCTGCCCACCGGTTGGACCAAGTGGAGACTAGCTAGCAACAGGCAGACCGCCGACTCTGCAGTGGGGGACAGGGTCTCAAGGGGGTCCCTGTGACAACTGGAAAGCTCCGAGGTTTTCCAAGGTGGGGTGGCCCTTTTTTTGGATCCTGAGCGTCGTATTTCCAACCCCAGGAAGAGGCTGGCAACCAGCACAATCTGATCCAACAGG is a window of Budorcas taxicolor isolate Tak-1 chromosome 13, Takin1.1, whole genome shotgun sequence DNA encoding:
- the CABLES2 gene encoding CDK5 and ABL1 enzyme substrate 2 codes for the protein MAAAAAGGAPGTSPGPAARAAPQALRRRGDSRRRQAALFFLNNISLDGRPPSLGPGGEKPPPPPPPPTETREPPAPPPPPPPPPPAPPAGLPLPGPGGRTSAPQGLLSPAPAPTGLGLGLGLGLDGQRQRRRVASQRCSLEFLEDTVGCPSGQRTKHISGSPRHKGLKKTHFIKNMRQYDTRNSRIVLICARRSLCAAFSVLPYGEGLRVSDLRLDSQKQRHPSGGVSVSSEMVFQLEGVELGADGKVVSYAKFLYPTNALVTLKPDSHGPAPQPRPSVPRTLLGSRCKPVPPRAAPAGSELGADAGDALEYNPNLLDDPQWPCGKHKRVLIFASYMTTVIEYVKPSDLKKDMNETFREKFPHIRLTLSKIRSLKREMRNLSEECGLEPVTVSMAYVYFEKLVLQGKLNKQNRKLCAGACVLLAAKISSDLRKSDVKQLIDKLEERFRFNRRDLIGFEFTVLVALELALYLPENQVLPHYRRLTQQL